Proteins from a single region of Ziziphus jujuba cultivar Dongzao chromosome 1, ASM3175591v1:
- the LOC107406227 gene encoding nucleolin 1 isoform X1: MGKSSKKSASKVEAAPAAVPPAKSAKKGKREAEDKLIKVVDVKKQKRDESLEQAAQKKKIETKTKKKKDESTSDESDETSSESEEEKKKKIKSKTQKKIKSKIQKKKEKSSSEESDETSSESEEESQKKKIETKIQTRKELSSSEESDESSSESEEEKKPAAKPGIVPKKPIISNGVSSSNPDSSDASDDDESEEVDKPDAKATVPAKKNSVSSKNGTNDSSDDSSSEDEPQKKTTKVTTQPKKLPATAAKNGSAATPKSVGTSSDSSESDDSDSDSDDEKKPAVKVADGVKKSASGAKKEELSESSSETESSEDEESSEEESEPQLKKPKLTVSNAVKPSVKAVKKETSSESSDDEESSDEEETKKVSNAVKPSVKAVRKESSSEGSDDEESSGDSSDEKPSKVQKVKPSKASKQSSSDSESESESSEEEDEEATLKAPNKNANDVEMVDAFSSEKKAPKTPVTPKTTSTTSSKTLFVGNLSFNIEQADVKNFFKDAGEVVDVRLATNEEGMFKGFGHVDFATAEAVNKALELNGKDLLGRAVRLDVAHERGAYASQEHNSFQKSRREHSQTVYIRGFDKSFGEDEIRSSLEEHFGSCGEISRISIPKDYETGSVKGFAYMDLKDGNGFNKALELNGVELGGYALVVEEAKPRGDFRDGNRSGGRNSGGRFGGRDSGGRFGGRDSGGRFGGRDSGGRFGSQRGGGRFGSQRGGGRFGGRGRGTPNKPNLAASGTGKKTTFGDDE; this comes from the exons ATGGGCAAGTCAAGCAAGAAATCGGCCTCTAaa GTTGAGGCAGCTCCTGCTGCAGTTCCTCCAGCTAAGTCTGCCAAGAAAG gtaaaagagaAGCTGAGGATAAGTTAATTAAGGTTGTGGATGTAAAGAAGCAGAAGAGAGATGAGAGTTTAGAGCAAGCTGCTCAAAAAAAGAAGATTGAAACgaagacaaagaagaaaaaagatgagTCTACTTCTGATGAGTCTGATGAAACTTCATCCGAGTCTGAGGAAGAGAAG AAAAAGAAGATTAAGTCAAAGACACAGAAGAAGATTAAATCAAAGAtacagaagaagaaagaaaagtctAGTTCTGAGGAGTCTGATGAAACTTCATCTGAGTCTGAGGAAGAG TCTCAGAAAAAGAAGATTGAGACAAAGATACAGACGAGAAAAGAATTGTCTAGTTCTGAGGAGTCTGATGAATCTTCATCTGAGTCTGAGGAAGAGAAG AAGCCTGCCGCCAAGCCTGGAATTGTTCCAAAGAAACctattatttcaaatggagtatcATCTAGTAACCCTGATTCCTCCGATGCTTCGGATGATGATGAATCTGAGGAGGTTGAT AAACCTGATGCCAAAGCTACAGTTCCTGCAAAAAAGAACTCTGTTTCTTCTAAAAATGGTACTAATGATTCTTCAGATGATAGCTCCTCAGAGGATGAACCT CAGAAGAAAACAACTAAAGTCACCACCCAACCAAAAAAGTTACCTGCAACTGCTGCCAAGAATGGATCTGCAGCTACTCCCAAAAGTGTAGGGACGTCCAGTGATAGTTCAGAATCAGATGATTCAGATTCAGATTCAGATGATGAAAag AAACCTGCTGTCAAAGTTGCTGATGGTGTTAAGAAATCAGCTTCTGGTGCAAAGAAAGAGGAATTGTCTGAAAGTTCATCAGAAACTGAATCTTCAGAAGATGAG GAGAGTTCTGAGGAAGAATCTGAGCCTCaattgaaaaaaccaaaacttaCA GTATCAAATGCTGTAAAACCAAGTGTAAAAGCTGTGAAAAAGGAAACCAGCAGTGAAAGTTCGGATGATGAAGAAAGTTCTGATGAAGAAGAAACTAAAAAA GTATCGAATGCTGTAAAACCAAGTGTAAAAGCTGTTAGAAAGGAAAGCAGCAGTGAAGGTTCTGATGATGAAGAAAGCTCTGGTGACAGTTCGGATGAAAAGCCATCAAAGGTACAAAAAGTCAAG CCTTCTAAAGCTTCAAAGCAAAGCAGCAGTGATTCGGAATCAGAGAGTGAGTCTTCTGAGGAAGAAGATGAGGAAGCAACTTTAAAAGCTCCAAACAAAAAT GCTAATGACGTTGAAATGGTAGATGCCTTTTCATCTGAGAAGAAAGCT CCAAAAACACCTGTTACGCCTAAAACCACTTCAACCACTTCTTCGAAGACATTGTTTGTAGGCAACCTGTCATTTAACATTGAACAAGCTGATGT gaaaaatttctttaaagatGCTGGTGAAGTTGTTGATGTTCGTTTAGCAACAAACGAGGAAGGAATGTTCAAGGGCTTTGGACATGTTGACTTTGCAACTGCTGAAGCCGTAAATAAG GCCCTAGAATTGAATGGCAAAGATTTGTTGGGTCGTGCTGTGAGACTTGATGTTGCTCATGAAAGGGGTGCATATGCCAG CCAAGAGCACAACTCATTTCAGAAAAGTAGAAGAGAACATAGCCAAACAGTTTATATTCGGGGCTTTGATAAATCCTTTGGAGAGGATGAG ATTAGAAGCTCGTTGGAAGAACATTTTGGTTCGTGTGGAGAGATTTCAAGGATTTCCATCCCAAAAGATTATGAGACTGGTTCAGTTAAAGG ATTTGCTTACATGGACTTAAAAGATGGCAACGGTTTCAACAAAGCCCTAGAACTTAATGGTGTTGAGCTTGGAGGCTATGCATTGGTTGTAGAAGAGGCAAAACCCCGAGGTGATTTCCGTGATGGTAATAGGAGTGGTGGAAGAAATAGTGGCGGCCGATTTGGTGGAAGAGATAGTGGTGGCCGATTTGGTGGAAGAGATAGTGGTGGCCGATTTGGTGGAAGAGATAGTGGCGGCCGATTTGGCAGCCAGCGTGGAGGTGGCAGATTTGGTAGCCAGCGTGGAGGTGGCAGATTTGGTGGTAGAGGACGTGGAACACCTAATAAACCTAACCTGGCTGCATCTGGAACTG
- the LOC107406227 gene encoding nucleolin 2 isoform X11, with protein sequence MGKSSKKSASKVEAAPAAVPPAKSAKKGKREAEDKLIKVVDVKKQKRDESLEQAAQKKKIETKTKKKKDESTSDESDETSSESEEESQKKKIETKIQTRKELSSSEESDESSSESEEEKKPAAKPGIVPKKPIISNGVSSSNPDSSDASDDDESEEVDKPDAKATVPAKKNSVSSKNGTNDSSDDSSSEDEPQKKTTKVTTQPKKLPATAAKNGSAATPKSVGTSSDSSESDDSDSDSDDEKKPAVKVADGVKKSASGAKKEELSESSSETESSEDEESSEEESEPQLKKPKLTVSNAVKPSVKAVKKETSSESSDDEESSDEEETKKVSNAVKPSVKAVRKESSSEGSDDEESSGDSSDEKPSKVQKVKPSKASKQSSSDSESESESSEEEDEEATLKAPNKNANDVEMVDAFSSEKKAPKTPVTPKTTSTTSSKTLFVGNLSFNIEQADVKNFFKDAGEVVDVRLATNEEGMFKGFGHVDFATAEAVNKALELNGKDLLGRAVRLDVAHERGAYASQEHNSFQKSRREHSQTVYIRGFDKSFGEDEIRSSLEEHFGSCGEISRISIPKDYETGSVKGFAYMDLKDGNGFNKALELNGVELGGYALVVEEAKPRGDFRDGNRSGGRNSGGRFGGRDSGGRFGGRDSGGRFGGRDSGGRFGSQRGGGRFGSQRGGGRFGGRGRGTPNKPNLAASGTGKKTTFGDDE encoded by the exons ATGGGCAAGTCAAGCAAGAAATCGGCCTCTAaa GTTGAGGCAGCTCCTGCTGCAGTTCCTCCAGCTAAGTCTGCCAAGAAAG gtaaaagagaAGCTGAGGATAAGTTAATTAAGGTTGTGGATGTAAAGAAGCAGAAGAGAGATGAGAGTTTAGAGCAAGCTGCTCAAAAAAAGAAGATTGAAACgaagacaaagaagaaaaaagatgagTCTACTTCTGATGAGTCTGATGAAACTTCATCCGAGTCTGAGGAAG AGTCTCAGAAAAAGAAGATTGAGACAAAGATACAGACGAGAAAAGAATTGTCTAGTTCTGAGGAGTCTGATGAATCTTCATCTGAGTCTGAGGAAGAGAAG AAGCCTGCCGCCAAGCCTGGAATTGTTCCAAAGAAACctattatttcaaatggagtatcATCTAGTAACCCTGATTCCTCCGATGCTTCGGATGATGATGAATCTGAGGAGGTTGAT AAACCTGATGCCAAAGCTACAGTTCCTGCAAAAAAGAACTCTGTTTCTTCTAAAAATGGTACTAATGATTCTTCAGATGATAGCTCCTCAGAGGATGAACCT CAGAAGAAAACAACTAAAGTCACCACCCAACCAAAAAAGTTACCTGCAACTGCTGCCAAGAATGGATCTGCAGCTACTCCCAAAAGTGTAGGGACGTCCAGTGATAGTTCAGAATCAGATGATTCAGATTCAGATTCAGATGATGAAAag AAACCTGCTGTCAAAGTTGCTGATGGTGTTAAGAAATCAGCTTCTGGTGCAAAGAAAGAGGAATTGTCTGAAAGTTCATCAGAAACTGAATCTTCAGAAGATGAG GAGAGTTCTGAGGAAGAATCTGAGCCTCaattgaaaaaaccaaaacttaCA GTATCAAATGCTGTAAAACCAAGTGTAAAAGCTGTGAAAAAGGAAACCAGCAGTGAAAGTTCGGATGATGAAGAAAGTTCTGATGAAGAAGAAACTAAAAAA GTATCGAATGCTGTAAAACCAAGTGTAAAAGCTGTTAGAAAGGAAAGCAGCAGTGAAGGTTCTGATGATGAAGAAAGCTCTGGTGACAGTTCGGATGAAAAGCCATCAAAGGTACAAAAAGTCAAG CCTTCTAAAGCTTCAAAGCAAAGCAGCAGTGATTCGGAATCAGAGAGTGAGTCTTCTGAGGAAGAAGATGAGGAAGCAACTTTAAAAGCTCCAAACAAAAAT GCTAATGACGTTGAAATGGTAGATGCCTTTTCATCTGAGAAGAAAGCT CCAAAAACACCTGTTACGCCTAAAACCACTTCAACCACTTCTTCGAAGACATTGTTTGTAGGCAACCTGTCATTTAACATTGAACAAGCTGATGT gaaaaatttctttaaagatGCTGGTGAAGTTGTTGATGTTCGTTTAGCAACAAACGAGGAAGGAATGTTCAAGGGCTTTGGACATGTTGACTTTGCAACTGCTGAAGCCGTAAATAAG GCCCTAGAATTGAATGGCAAAGATTTGTTGGGTCGTGCTGTGAGACTTGATGTTGCTCATGAAAGGGGTGCATATGCCAG CCAAGAGCACAACTCATTTCAGAAAAGTAGAAGAGAACATAGCCAAACAGTTTATATTCGGGGCTTTGATAAATCCTTTGGAGAGGATGAG ATTAGAAGCTCGTTGGAAGAACATTTTGGTTCGTGTGGAGAGATTTCAAGGATTTCCATCCCAAAAGATTATGAGACTGGTTCAGTTAAAGG ATTTGCTTACATGGACTTAAAAGATGGCAACGGTTTCAACAAAGCCCTAGAACTTAATGGTGTTGAGCTTGGAGGCTATGCATTGGTTGTAGAAGAGGCAAAACCCCGAGGTGATTTCCGTGATGGTAATAGGAGTGGTGGAAGAAATAGTGGCGGCCGATTTGGTGGAAGAGATAGTGGTGGCCGATTTGGTGGAAGAGATAGTGGTGGCCGATTTGGTGGAAGAGATAGTGGCGGCCGATTTGGCAGCCAGCGTGGAGGTGGCAGATTTGGTAGCCAGCGTGGAGGTGGCAGATTTGGTGGTAGAGGACGTGGAACACCTAATAAACCTAACCTGGCTGCATCTGGAACTG
- the LOC107406227 gene encoding nucleolin 1 isoform X2 has product MGKSSKKSASKVEAAPAAVPPAKSAKKGKREAEDKLIKVVDVKKQKRDESLEQAAQKKKIETKTKKKKDESTSDESDETSSESEEEKKKKIKSKTQKKIKSKIQKKKEKSSSEESDETSSESEEESQKKKIETKIQTRKELSSSEESDESSSESEEEKPAAKPGIVPKKPIISNGVSSSNPDSSDASDDDESEEVDKPDAKATVPAKKNSVSSKNGTNDSSDDSSSEDEPQKKTTKVTTQPKKLPATAAKNGSAATPKSVGTSSDSSESDDSDSDSDDEKKPAVKVADGVKKSASGAKKEELSESSSETESSEDEESSEEESEPQLKKPKLTVSNAVKPSVKAVKKETSSESSDDEESSDEEETKKVSNAVKPSVKAVRKESSSEGSDDEESSGDSSDEKPSKVQKVKPSKASKQSSSDSESESESSEEEDEEATLKAPNKNANDVEMVDAFSSEKKAPKTPVTPKTTSTTSSKTLFVGNLSFNIEQADVKNFFKDAGEVVDVRLATNEEGMFKGFGHVDFATAEAVNKALELNGKDLLGRAVRLDVAHERGAYASQEHNSFQKSRREHSQTVYIRGFDKSFGEDEIRSSLEEHFGSCGEISRISIPKDYETGSVKGFAYMDLKDGNGFNKALELNGVELGGYALVVEEAKPRGDFRDGNRSGGRNSGGRFGGRDSGGRFGGRDSGGRFGGRDSGGRFGSQRGGGRFGSQRGGGRFGGRGRGTPNKPNLAASGTGKKTTFGDDE; this is encoded by the exons ATGGGCAAGTCAAGCAAGAAATCGGCCTCTAaa GTTGAGGCAGCTCCTGCTGCAGTTCCTCCAGCTAAGTCTGCCAAGAAAG gtaaaagagaAGCTGAGGATAAGTTAATTAAGGTTGTGGATGTAAAGAAGCAGAAGAGAGATGAGAGTTTAGAGCAAGCTGCTCAAAAAAAGAAGATTGAAACgaagacaaagaagaaaaaagatgagTCTACTTCTGATGAGTCTGATGAAACTTCATCCGAGTCTGAGGAAGAGAAG AAAAAGAAGATTAAGTCAAAGACACAGAAGAAGATTAAATCAAAGAtacagaagaagaaagaaaagtctAGTTCTGAGGAGTCTGATGAAACTTCATCTGAGTCTGAGGAAGAG TCTCAGAAAAAGAAGATTGAGACAAAGATACAGACGAGAAAAGAATTGTCTAGTTCTGAGGAGTCTGATGAATCTTCATCTGAGTCTGAGGAAGAGAAG CCTGCCGCCAAGCCTGGAATTGTTCCAAAGAAACctattatttcaaatggagtatcATCTAGTAACCCTGATTCCTCCGATGCTTCGGATGATGATGAATCTGAGGAGGTTGAT AAACCTGATGCCAAAGCTACAGTTCCTGCAAAAAAGAACTCTGTTTCTTCTAAAAATGGTACTAATGATTCTTCAGATGATAGCTCCTCAGAGGATGAACCT CAGAAGAAAACAACTAAAGTCACCACCCAACCAAAAAAGTTACCTGCAACTGCTGCCAAGAATGGATCTGCAGCTACTCCCAAAAGTGTAGGGACGTCCAGTGATAGTTCAGAATCAGATGATTCAGATTCAGATTCAGATGATGAAAag AAACCTGCTGTCAAAGTTGCTGATGGTGTTAAGAAATCAGCTTCTGGTGCAAAGAAAGAGGAATTGTCTGAAAGTTCATCAGAAACTGAATCTTCAGAAGATGAG GAGAGTTCTGAGGAAGAATCTGAGCCTCaattgaaaaaaccaaaacttaCA GTATCAAATGCTGTAAAACCAAGTGTAAAAGCTGTGAAAAAGGAAACCAGCAGTGAAAGTTCGGATGATGAAGAAAGTTCTGATGAAGAAGAAACTAAAAAA GTATCGAATGCTGTAAAACCAAGTGTAAAAGCTGTTAGAAAGGAAAGCAGCAGTGAAGGTTCTGATGATGAAGAAAGCTCTGGTGACAGTTCGGATGAAAAGCCATCAAAGGTACAAAAAGTCAAG CCTTCTAAAGCTTCAAAGCAAAGCAGCAGTGATTCGGAATCAGAGAGTGAGTCTTCTGAGGAAGAAGATGAGGAAGCAACTTTAAAAGCTCCAAACAAAAAT GCTAATGACGTTGAAATGGTAGATGCCTTTTCATCTGAGAAGAAAGCT CCAAAAACACCTGTTACGCCTAAAACCACTTCAACCACTTCTTCGAAGACATTGTTTGTAGGCAACCTGTCATTTAACATTGAACAAGCTGATGT gaaaaatttctttaaagatGCTGGTGAAGTTGTTGATGTTCGTTTAGCAACAAACGAGGAAGGAATGTTCAAGGGCTTTGGACATGTTGACTTTGCAACTGCTGAAGCCGTAAATAAG GCCCTAGAATTGAATGGCAAAGATTTGTTGGGTCGTGCTGTGAGACTTGATGTTGCTCATGAAAGGGGTGCATATGCCAG CCAAGAGCACAACTCATTTCAGAAAAGTAGAAGAGAACATAGCCAAACAGTTTATATTCGGGGCTTTGATAAATCCTTTGGAGAGGATGAG ATTAGAAGCTCGTTGGAAGAACATTTTGGTTCGTGTGGAGAGATTTCAAGGATTTCCATCCCAAAAGATTATGAGACTGGTTCAGTTAAAGG ATTTGCTTACATGGACTTAAAAGATGGCAACGGTTTCAACAAAGCCCTAGAACTTAATGGTGTTGAGCTTGGAGGCTATGCATTGGTTGTAGAAGAGGCAAAACCCCGAGGTGATTTCCGTGATGGTAATAGGAGTGGTGGAAGAAATAGTGGCGGCCGATTTGGTGGAAGAGATAGTGGTGGCCGATTTGGTGGAAGAGATAGTGGTGGCCGATTTGGTGGAAGAGATAGTGGCGGCCGATTTGGCAGCCAGCGTGGAGGTGGCAGATTTGGTAGCCAGCGTGGAGGTGGCAGATTTGGTGGTAGAGGACGTGGAACACCTAATAAACCTAACCTGGCTGCATCTGGAACTG
- the LOC107406227 gene encoding nucleolin 1 isoform X6 has translation MGKSSKKSASKVEAAPAAVPPAKSAKKGKREAEDKLIKVVDVKKQKRDESLEQAAQKKKIETKTKKKKDESTSDESDETSSESEEEKKKKIKSKTQKKIKSKIQKKKEKSSSEESDETSSESEEESQKKKIETKIQTRKELSSSEESDESSSESEEEKKPAAKPGIVPKKPIISNGVSSSNPDSSDASDDDESEEVDKPDAKATVPAKKNSVSSKNGTNDSSDDSSSEDEPQKKTTKVTTQPKKLPATAAKNGSAATPKSVGTSSDSSESDDSDSDSDDEKKPAVKVADGVKKSASGAKKEELSESSSETESSEDEESSEEESEPQLKKPKLTVSNAVKPSVKAVKKETSSESSDDEESSDEEETKKVSNAVKPSVKAVRKESSSEGSDDEESSGDSSDEKPSKVQKVKPSKASKQSSSDSESESESSEEEDEEATLKAPNKNANDVEMVDAFSSEKKAPKTPVTPKTTSTTSSKTLFVGNLSFNIEQADVKNFFKDAGEVVDVRLATNEEGMFKGFGHVDFATAEAVNKALELNGKDLLGRAVRLDVAHERGAYASQEHNSFQKSRREHSQTVYIRGFDKSFGEDEIRSSLEEHFGSCGEISRISIPKDYETGSVKGFAYMDLKDGNGFNKALELNGVELGGYALVVEEAKPRGDFRDGNRSGGRNSGGRFGGRDSGGRFGGRDSGGRFGGRDSGGRFGSQRGGGRFGSQRGGGRFGGRGRGTPNKPNLAASGTG, from the exons ATGGGCAAGTCAAGCAAGAAATCGGCCTCTAaa GTTGAGGCAGCTCCTGCTGCAGTTCCTCCAGCTAAGTCTGCCAAGAAAG gtaaaagagaAGCTGAGGATAAGTTAATTAAGGTTGTGGATGTAAAGAAGCAGAAGAGAGATGAGAGTTTAGAGCAAGCTGCTCAAAAAAAGAAGATTGAAACgaagacaaagaagaaaaaagatgagTCTACTTCTGATGAGTCTGATGAAACTTCATCCGAGTCTGAGGAAGAGAAG AAAAAGAAGATTAAGTCAAAGACACAGAAGAAGATTAAATCAAAGAtacagaagaagaaagaaaagtctAGTTCTGAGGAGTCTGATGAAACTTCATCTGAGTCTGAGGAAGAG TCTCAGAAAAAGAAGATTGAGACAAAGATACAGACGAGAAAAGAATTGTCTAGTTCTGAGGAGTCTGATGAATCTTCATCTGAGTCTGAGGAAGAGAAG AAGCCTGCCGCCAAGCCTGGAATTGTTCCAAAGAAACctattatttcaaatggagtatcATCTAGTAACCCTGATTCCTCCGATGCTTCGGATGATGATGAATCTGAGGAGGTTGAT AAACCTGATGCCAAAGCTACAGTTCCTGCAAAAAAGAACTCTGTTTCTTCTAAAAATGGTACTAATGATTCTTCAGATGATAGCTCCTCAGAGGATGAACCT CAGAAGAAAACAACTAAAGTCACCACCCAACCAAAAAAGTTACCTGCAACTGCTGCCAAGAATGGATCTGCAGCTACTCCCAAAAGTGTAGGGACGTCCAGTGATAGTTCAGAATCAGATGATTCAGATTCAGATTCAGATGATGAAAag AAACCTGCTGTCAAAGTTGCTGATGGTGTTAAGAAATCAGCTTCTGGTGCAAAGAAAGAGGAATTGTCTGAAAGTTCATCAGAAACTGAATCTTCAGAAGATGAG GAGAGTTCTGAGGAAGAATCTGAGCCTCaattgaaaaaaccaaaacttaCA GTATCAAATGCTGTAAAACCAAGTGTAAAAGCTGTGAAAAAGGAAACCAGCAGTGAAAGTTCGGATGATGAAGAAAGTTCTGATGAAGAAGAAACTAAAAAA GTATCGAATGCTGTAAAACCAAGTGTAAAAGCTGTTAGAAAGGAAAGCAGCAGTGAAGGTTCTGATGATGAAGAAAGCTCTGGTGACAGTTCGGATGAAAAGCCATCAAAGGTACAAAAAGTCAAG CCTTCTAAAGCTTCAAAGCAAAGCAGCAGTGATTCGGAATCAGAGAGTGAGTCTTCTGAGGAAGAAGATGAGGAAGCAACTTTAAAAGCTCCAAACAAAAAT GCTAATGACGTTGAAATGGTAGATGCCTTTTCATCTGAGAAGAAAGCT CCAAAAACACCTGTTACGCCTAAAACCACTTCAACCACTTCTTCGAAGACATTGTTTGTAGGCAACCTGTCATTTAACATTGAACAAGCTGATGT gaaaaatttctttaaagatGCTGGTGAAGTTGTTGATGTTCGTTTAGCAACAAACGAGGAAGGAATGTTCAAGGGCTTTGGACATGTTGACTTTGCAACTGCTGAAGCCGTAAATAAG GCCCTAGAATTGAATGGCAAAGATTTGTTGGGTCGTGCTGTGAGACTTGATGTTGCTCATGAAAGGGGTGCATATGCCAG CCAAGAGCACAACTCATTTCAGAAAAGTAGAAGAGAACATAGCCAAACAGTTTATATTCGGGGCTTTGATAAATCCTTTGGAGAGGATGAG ATTAGAAGCTCGTTGGAAGAACATTTTGGTTCGTGTGGAGAGATTTCAAGGATTTCCATCCCAAAAGATTATGAGACTGGTTCAGTTAAAGG ATTTGCTTACATGGACTTAAAAGATGGCAACGGTTTCAACAAAGCCCTAGAACTTAATGGTGTTGAGCTTGGAGGCTATGCATTGGTTGTAGAAGAGGCAAAACCCCGAGGTGATTTCCGTGATGGTAATAGGAGTGGTGGAAGAAATAGTGGCGGCCGATTTGGTGGAAGAGATAGTGGTGGCCGATTTGGTGGAAGAGATAGTGGTGGCCGATTTGGTGGAAGAGATAGTGGCGGCCGATTTGGCAGCCAGCGTGGAGGTGGCAGATTTGGTAGCCAGCGTGGAGGTGGCAGATTTGGTGGTAGAGGACGTGGAACACCTAATAAACCTAACCTGGCTGCATCTGGAACTG
- the LOC107406227 gene encoding nucleolin 1 isoform X9: MGKSSKKSASKVEAAPAAVPPAKSAKKGKREAEDKLIKVVDVKKQKRDESLEQAAQKKKIETKTKKKKDESTSDESDETSSESEEEKKKKIKSKTQKKIKSKIQKKKEKSSSEESDETSSESEEESQKKKIETKIQTRKELSSSEESDESSSESEEEKKPAAKPGIVPKKPIISNGVSSSNPDSSDASDDDESEEVDQKKTTKVTTQPKKLPATAAKNGSAATPKSVGTSSDSSESDDSDSDSDDEKKPAVKVADGVKKSASGAKKEELSESSSETESSEDEESSEEESEPQLKKPKLTVSNAVKPSVKAVKKETSSESSDDEESSDEEETKKVSNAVKPSVKAVRKESSSEGSDDEESSGDSSDEKPSKVQKVKPSKASKQSSSDSESESESSEEEDEEATLKAPNKNANDVEMVDAFSSEKKAPKTPVTPKTTSTTSSKTLFVGNLSFNIEQADVKNFFKDAGEVVDVRLATNEEGMFKGFGHVDFATAEAVNKALELNGKDLLGRAVRLDVAHERGAYASQEHNSFQKSRREHSQTVYIRGFDKSFGEDEIRSSLEEHFGSCGEISRISIPKDYETGSVKGFAYMDLKDGNGFNKALELNGVELGGYALVVEEAKPRGDFRDGNRSGGRNSGGRFGGRDSGGRFGGRDSGGRFGGRDSGGRFGSQRGGGRFGSQRGGGRFGGRGRGTPNKPNLAASGTGKKTTFGDDE, encoded by the exons ATGGGCAAGTCAAGCAAGAAATCGGCCTCTAaa GTTGAGGCAGCTCCTGCTGCAGTTCCTCCAGCTAAGTCTGCCAAGAAAG gtaaaagagaAGCTGAGGATAAGTTAATTAAGGTTGTGGATGTAAAGAAGCAGAAGAGAGATGAGAGTTTAGAGCAAGCTGCTCAAAAAAAGAAGATTGAAACgaagacaaagaagaaaaaagatgagTCTACTTCTGATGAGTCTGATGAAACTTCATCCGAGTCTGAGGAAGAGAAG AAAAAGAAGATTAAGTCAAAGACACAGAAGAAGATTAAATCAAAGAtacagaagaagaaagaaaagtctAGTTCTGAGGAGTCTGATGAAACTTCATCTGAGTCTGAGGAAGAG TCTCAGAAAAAGAAGATTGAGACAAAGATACAGACGAGAAAAGAATTGTCTAGTTCTGAGGAGTCTGATGAATCTTCATCTGAGTCTGAGGAAGAGAAG AAGCCTGCCGCCAAGCCTGGAATTGTTCCAAAGAAACctattatttcaaatggagtatcATCTAGTAACCCTGATTCCTCCGATGCTTCGGATGATGATGAATCTGAGGAGGTTGAT CAGAAGAAAACAACTAAAGTCACCACCCAACCAAAAAAGTTACCTGCAACTGCTGCCAAGAATGGATCTGCAGCTACTCCCAAAAGTGTAGGGACGTCCAGTGATAGTTCAGAATCAGATGATTCAGATTCAGATTCAGATGATGAAAag AAACCTGCTGTCAAAGTTGCTGATGGTGTTAAGAAATCAGCTTCTGGTGCAAAGAAAGAGGAATTGTCTGAAAGTTCATCAGAAACTGAATCTTCAGAAGATGAG GAGAGTTCTGAGGAAGAATCTGAGCCTCaattgaaaaaaccaaaacttaCA GTATCAAATGCTGTAAAACCAAGTGTAAAAGCTGTGAAAAAGGAAACCAGCAGTGAAAGTTCGGATGATGAAGAAAGTTCTGATGAAGAAGAAACTAAAAAA GTATCGAATGCTGTAAAACCAAGTGTAAAAGCTGTTAGAAAGGAAAGCAGCAGTGAAGGTTCTGATGATGAAGAAAGCTCTGGTGACAGTTCGGATGAAAAGCCATCAAAGGTACAAAAAGTCAAG CCTTCTAAAGCTTCAAAGCAAAGCAGCAGTGATTCGGAATCAGAGAGTGAGTCTTCTGAGGAAGAAGATGAGGAAGCAACTTTAAAAGCTCCAAACAAAAAT GCTAATGACGTTGAAATGGTAGATGCCTTTTCATCTGAGAAGAAAGCT CCAAAAACACCTGTTACGCCTAAAACCACTTCAACCACTTCTTCGAAGACATTGTTTGTAGGCAACCTGTCATTTAACATTGAACAAGCTGATGT gaaaaatttctttaaagatGCTGGTGAAGTTGTTGATGTTCGTTTAGCAACAAACGAGGAAGGAATGTTCAAGGGCTTTGGACATGTTGACTTTGCAACTGCTGAAGCCGTAAATAAG GCCCTAGAATTGAATGGCAAAGATTTGTTGGGTCGTGCTGTGAGACTTGATGTTGCTCATGAAAGGGGTGCATATGCCAG CCAAGAGCACAACTCATTTCAGAAAAGTAGAAGAGAACATAGCCAAACAGTTTATATTCGGGGCTTTGATAAATCCTTTGGAGAGGATGAG ATTAGAAGCTCGTTGGAAGAACATTTTGGTTCGTGTGGAGAGATTTCAAGGATTTCCATCCCAAAAGATTATGAGACTGGTTCAGTTAAAGG ATTTGCTTACATGGACTTAAAAGATGGCAACGGTTTCAACAAAGCCCTAGAACTTAATGGTGTTGAGCTTGGAGGCTATGCATTGGTTGTAGAAGAGGCAAAACCCCGAGGTGATTTCCGTGATGGTAATAGGAGTGGTGGAAGAAATAGTGGCGGCCGATTTGGTGGAAGAGATAGTGGTGGCCGATTTGGTGGAAGAGATAGTGGTGGCCGATTTGGTGGAAGAGATAGTGGCGGCCGATTTGGCAGCCAGCGTGGAGGTGGCAGATTTGGTAGCCAGCGTGGAGGTGGCAGATTTGGTGGTAGAGGACGTGGAACACCTAATAAACCTAACCTGGCTGCATCTGGAACTG